In the Parasteatoda tepidariorum isolate YZ-2023 chromosome 3, CAS_Ptep_4.0, whole genome shotgun sequence genome, one interval contains:
- the LOC107440506 gene encoding thioredoxin-related transmembrane protein 1, whose amino-acid sequence MSTSKFSVVLLLIVIFPAIVFSKGELRVLNEDTWSEIITGEWMVEFYAPWCPACQQLQPLWKEFAQWSDDLSIKVGSVDVTTSPGLSGRFMITALPTIFHVKDGVFRQYRGARDKDSFISFVEEKKWTSIDPVSSWKSPQSLQMSTVSYFFKLAIFLRNMHTSLVQDFGIPYWGSYIIFGLLTILIGALLGLIVVCIIDCLCPSRIGGGYQPIPRNSDSSDKNKHESDGEFEAEDVIRDDSEDIDLRRRREQRNEE is encoded by the exons ATGAGTACATCTAAATTTTCTGTTGTTCTTCTTTTAATTGTCATCTTTCCTGCAATTGTGTTTTCAAAAGGTGAATTGAGAGTTCTAAATGAAGATACGTGGTCTGAAATTATAACTGGGGAGTGGATGGTTGAATT CTATGCACCATGGTGCCCTGCTTGTCAACAATTGCAACCTTTATGGAAAGAGTTTGCCCAATGGAGTGATGACTTAAGTATTAAAGTTGGCAGTGTTGATGTTACAACTAGTCCAg GTCTTAGTGGTCGTTTTATGATTACAGCTTTACCAACAATATTTCA tgttaaagATGGTGTATTTAGACAGTACAGAGGAGCCAGAGACAAAGATTCTTTTATAAGctttgttgaagaaaaaaagtggaCTTCAATTGATCCAGTATCTAGTTGGAAATCCCCTCAATCTCTTCAGATGTCAACTGTATCTTATTTTTTCAAGCTTGccatatttttgagaaatatgcACACCAGTCTAGTTCAAGATTTTGGAATTCCATATTGGGGCTCATACATTATTTTTGGACTCTTGACTATTTTGATTGGTGCTCTTCTTGGCTTG attgTAGTATGCATTATTGACTGCCTGTGCCCTTCAAGGATTGGTGGAGGATACCAGCCAATTCCAAGAAATTCTGACTCCTCAGATAAAAATAAG catgAAAGTGATGGAGAGTTTGAAGCAGAAGATGTAATCAGAGATGATAGTGAAGACATTGATTTAAGACGAAGAAGAGAGCAGCGGAATGAGGAATGA